A region of the Desulfobacter postgatei 2ac9 genome:
CTTGCAGAAAACAAAGAGGAGATGATTGAAAAATTCAAGCTCCATGAGTCCGACACCGGTTCGCCTGAAGTTCAGGTGGCCATTTTAACTCACAGGATCACCTATCTGACCGATCATTTGAAGGCCCATAAAAAAGATCACCATTCAAGACGGGGGCTTTTAATTCTGGTCGGCCGGCGCAGAAGTCTTCTGGACTATCTCAAGAAGAAAGATATTAACAGATATCGTTCATTGATCGAGACGCTCGGACTCAGA
Encoded here:
- the rpsO gene encoding 30S ribosomal protein S15, which translates into the protein MVLLAENKEEMIEKFKLHESDTGSPEVQVAILTHRITYLTDHLKAHKKDHHSRRGLLILVGRRRSLLDYLKKKDINRYRSLIETLGLRR